A single genomic interval of Streptococcus oralis subsp. dentisani harbors:
- a CDS encoding XRE/MutR family transcriptional regulator: MEHLGKVFREFRTSGKYSLKEAAGNSCSTSQLSRFELGESDLAVSRFFEILDNIHVTVENFMDKARDFHNHEHVALMGQIIPLYYSNDITGFQKLQKEQLEKAKSSTNPLYFELNWILLQGLICQRNASYSMEQSDLDKVADYLFQTEEWTMYELILFGNLYTFYNVDYVARIGREVMEREDYYKEIGRHRKLVLILALNCYQHCLENRSFADADYFEGYVEKLIGNGIKLYERNIFHYLKGFALYQRDLKEEGCSQMQEAMHIFDVLGLPEQVAYYQEHYEKFVNP, from the coding sequence ATGGAACATCTTGGAAAGGTATTTCGTGAATTTCGAACTAGTGGGAAGTACTCCTTAAAAGAGGCGGCGGGCAATTCTTGCTCAACCTCTCAGTTATCTCGCTTCGAGCTTGGTGAGTCTGACCTAGCAGTTTCTCGTTTCTTTGAGATTTTGGATAATATTCACGTGACCGTTGAAAATTTTATGGATAAGGCTAGAGATTTCCATAATCATGAACACGTTGCATTGATGGGACAAATTATTCCATTGTATTATTCAAATGATATTACAGGTTTTCAAAAGCTTCAAAAAGAACAGCTTGAGAAAGCCAAGAGTTCGACCAATCCCCTCTATTTTGAGCTGAATTGGATTCTGCTACAAGGCCTTATTTGTCAGAGAAATGCCAGTTACAGTATGGAACAGAGTGATTTGGATAAGGTAGCGGATTATCTTTTCCAAACAGAAGAGTGGACTATGTATGAGTTGATTCTTTTCGGAAATCTCTATACTTTCTACAATGTGGACTATGTGGCTCGGATTGGCAGAGAAGTCATGGAGCGAGAAGACTACTACAAAGAAATTGGTCGGCATCGAAAACTTGTTTTGATTTTAGCTCTTAACTGTTACCAGCATTGTTTGGAAAATCGGTCCTTTGCGGATGCGGACTATTTTGAGGGCTATGTGGAGAAGTTGATTGGAAATGGTATCAAGCTTTATGAGCGCAATATTTTCCATTATCTCAAAGGTTTCGCCCTCTACCAGAGAGACTTGAAAGAAGAAGGTTGTAGCCAGATGCAGGAAGCCATGCATATTTTTGATGTGCTTGGACTTCCAGAGCAAGTGGCTTACTATCAGGAACATTATGAAAAATTTGTAAATCCTTAA
- a CDS encoding MFS transporter, with protein MNRHAIQLISRGAINKIGNMLYDYGNSVWLASMGTIGQTVLGIYQISELVTSILVNPFGGVISDRFSRRKILMTTDLICGILCLAISFIRNDSLMIAALIFANIVQAVAFAFSRTANKAIITEVVEKDEIVTYNARLELVLQVVGVSSPVLSFIVLQFASLHMTLILDAISFFIAFTLVAFLPQKETQEQEKKTFSWKNIFADMKEGLGYIWRQQEIFFLLLVASSVNFFFAAFEFLLPFSNRLYGVEGAYASILTMGAIGSIIGALLASKIKASVYNLLILLALTGVGVFMMGLPLPTFLSFSGNLVCELFMTIFNIHFFTQVQTKVEGEYLGRVLSTIFTLAILFMPIAKGFMTVLPSVHLSSFLIIGSGVIALSCLSLVYVRSHFKKEL; from the coding sequence ATGAATCGACATGCAATCCAGTTGATTAGTCGTGGGGCTATTAATAAAATAGGGAATATGCTCTATGACTATGGAAATAGTGTTTGGTTAGCATCAATGGGAACGATAGGACAGACTGTTCTTGGTATTTACCAAATTTCTGAACTCGTCACATCGATTCTGGTCAATCCCTTTGGCGGAGTGATTTCAGACCGATTTTCGCGTCGCAAAATTTTGATGACGACAGACTTGATTTGTGGCATTCTCTGTTTAGCTATTTCTTTCATCAGAAATGATAGCTTGATGATTGCTGCTCTGATCTTTGCCAATATTGTTCAGGCGGTTGCCTTTGCATTTTCTCGTACAGCCAATAAAGCCATTATAACTGAGGTTGTAGAGAAAGACGAGATTGTGACCTATAATGCTCGCTTAGAGCTCGTTTTGCAGGTTGTAGGCGTTAGCTCCCCTGTACTTTCTTTCATCGTTTTACAATTTGCCAGTCTCCATATGACGCTTATTTTAGATGCCATTAGTTTTTTCATCGCATTTACATTAGTAGCTTTTCTCCCCCAAAAAGAGACTCAGGAACAAGAGAAAAAGACTTTCAGCTGGAAAAATATTTTTGCTGATATGAAAGAAGGACTTGGCTATATCTGGCGCCAGCAAGAGATCTTTTTCCTTTTGTTAGTAGCTTCCAGTGTTAATTTCTTTTTTGCAGCTTTTGAATTTCTCCTCCCTTTTTCAAATCGACTATACGGGGTAGAAGGAGCTTATGCGAGTATTTTGACTATGGGCGCTATTGGTTCGATTATCGGAGCTCTTCTAGCTAGTAAAATAAAGGCAAGTGTTTATAATCTTTTGATTCTATTGGCTTTGACTGGAGTTGGAGTTTTTATGATGGGATTGCCACTGCCAACTTTTCTTTCCTTTTCTGGAAATTTAGTTTGTGAACTGTTTATGACGATTTTTAATATTCACTTTTTTACTCAGGTGCAAACCAAGGTTGAGGGGGAATACTTGGGAAGGGTACTAAGCACAATTTTTACCTTAGCCATCCTATTTATGCCGATTGCAAAAGGCTTTATGACGGTGCTACCAAGTGTTCATCTCTCTTCTTTCCTGATAATTGGGAGCGGGGTTATTGCCCTGTCTTGTTTATCCCTCGTTTATGTACGAAGTCATTTTAAAAAAGAGTTATAA
- the ligA gene encoding NAD-dependent DNA ligase LigA yields the protein MNERMNELVALLNRYATEYYTSDNPSVSDSEYDRLYRELVELEAAYPDQVLADSPTHRVGGKVLDGFEKYSHQYPLYSLQDAFSREELEVFDARVRKELPHPTYICELKIDGLSISLTYEKGIFVVGATRGDGSIGENITENLKRVKDIPLTLPEELDITVRGECYMPRASFDQVNQARQENGEPEFANPRNAAAGTLRQLDTAVVAKRNLATFLYQEASPSTRDSQEKVLEHLEQLGFVVNPKRILAESMDEIWNFIQEVGQEREKLPYDIDGVVIKVNDLAGQEELGFTVKAPKWAIAYKFPAEEKEAQLLSVDWTVGRTGVVTPTANLTPVQLAGTTVSRATLHNVDYIAEKDIRKDDTVIVYKAGDIIPAVLRVVESKRVSEEKLDIPTNCPSCDSQLLHFEDEVALRCINPRCPAQIMEGLIHFASRDAMNITGLGPSIVEKLFAANLVKDVADIYRLKEDEFLLLEGVKEKSASKLYQAIQASKENSAERLLFGLGIRHVGSKASQLLLQHFHSIENLAQADPEEVASIESLGSVIAQSLQTYFATEGSKILLDELKEAGVNLDYKGQTVVADAALSGLTVVLTGKLERLKRSEAKSKLESLGAKVTGSVSKKTDLVVAGADAGSKLQKAQELGIEVRDEAWLESL from the coding sequence ATGAATGAAAGAATGAATGAGTTAGTTGCCTTGCTCAACCGCTATGCGACCGAGTACTATACGAGTGATAATCCCTCGGTGTCAGATAGTGAGTATGATCGCCTCTACCGAGAGTTGGTCGAGTTGGAAGCTGCCTATCCAGATCAAGTTTTAGCAGACAGTCCGACCCATCGTGTTGGTGGTAAGGTTTTAGATGGTTTTGAAAAATACAGTCATCAGTATCCTCTTTATAGTTTGCAGGATGCTTTTTCACGTGAAGAGTTAGAAGTTTTTGATGCGCGTGTTCGTAAGGAGTTACCCCATCCCACCTATATCTGTGAGCTGAAAATCGATGGTTTGTCTATCTCTCTTACGTATGAAAAGGGGATTTTTGTCGTTGGGGCGACACGTGGAGATGGTTCTATTGGTGAGAATATCACAGAAAACCTCAAGCGTGTCAAGGACATTCCTTTGACCTTGCCAGAAGAACTTGATATTACCGTTCGTGGGGAGTGTTACATGCCACGCGCTTCTTTTGACCAGGTCAACCAAGCTCGCCAAGAAAATGGAGAGCCTGAATTTGCCAATCCTCGTAACGCAGCTGCAGGAACCCTCCGTCAGTTGGATACAGCAGTAGTGGCCAAGCGTAATCTTGCGACTTTCCTCTATCAAGAAGCCAGCCCTTCTACTCGTGATAGCCAAGAAAAAGTCTTGGAGCATCTTGAACAACTTGGTTTTGTAGTTAATCCTAAACGAATCTTGGCTGAAAGCATGGATGAGATATGGAATTTTATCCAAGAAGTAGGACAAGAACGGGAGAAACTACCTTACGATATTGATGGAGTGGTAATCAAGGTCAATGACTTAGCAGGTCAAGAAGAACTCGGCTTTACTGTTAAAGCACCCAAGTGGGCAATCGCCTATAAATTTCCTGCTGAAGAAAAAGAAGCTCAACTCCTTTCAGTTGACTGGACAGTAGGTCGTACGGGTGTTGTGACCCCGACTGCCAATCTCACACCTGTTCAGCTTGCTGGCACAACTGTAAGCCGTGCAACCCTTCATAACGTAGATTATATCGCTGAAAAGGATATCCGAAAAGACGATACGGTTATCGTTTATAAGGCTGGAGATATTATCCCTGCTGTTTTGCGTGTGGTAGAGTCCAAGCGTGTTTCTGAAGAAAAACTAGATATTCCGACTAATTGTCCAAGCTGTGATAGCCAGTTGCTTCACTTTGAAGATGAAGTAGCTCTTCGTTGTATCAATCCTCGCTGTCCAGCTCAAATCATGGAAGGTCTGATTCACTTTGCCTCTCGAGATGCCATGAATATTACAGGACTTGGTCCATCTATCGTTGAAAAACTTTTTGCTGCCAATTTGGTAAAGGATGTGGCAGATATTTACCGTTTGAAAGAAGACGAATTCCTCCTTTTAGAGGGCGTCAAGGAAAAGTCTGCTTCTAAACTGTATCAGGCCATTCAAGCATCTAAGGAAAACTCTGCTGAAAGGCTCTTGTTTGGTCTGGGAATTCGCCATGTCGGAAGTAAGGCTAGTCAGCTCTTGCTCCAACACTTCCACTCTATTGAAAATTTAGCTCAGGCAGATCCAGAGGAAGTGGCAAGTATCGAAAGCTTGGGTAGTGTGATTGCCCAAAGTCTTCAGACTTATTTTGCTACAGAAGGATCGAAGATTCTCTTAGACGAGTTGAAAGAAGCTGGAGTCAATCTGGATTACAAAGGACAGACAGTAGTGGCAGATGCGGCCTTGTCAGGTTTGACAGTAGTTCTGACAGGAAAATTGGAACGTCTCAAACGCTCAGAAGCAAAAAGTAAACTCGAAAGTCTTGGAGCCAAAGTCACAGGCAGTGTATCCAAGAAAACAGATCTAGTCGTAGCAGGAGCCGATGCAGGAAGCAAGCTCCAAAAAGCACAAGAACTTGGTATCGAAGTTCGAGATGAAGCTTGGCTAGAAAGTTTGTAA